One window of the Dermacentor andersoni chromosome 10, qqDerAnde1_hic_scaffold, whole genome shotgun sequence genome contains the following:
- the LOC126544549 gene encoding male-specific histamine-binding salivary protein-like, producing the protein MVQKSDAIQRPVWANETRLGKYQHAEEVLNETGIFYLVRSTYTEVDTLWGTNFSCVSMRHDIEDNSTTYFSFKNSSESPKFYTLNMSTTLTTTFGYNRSNAIQYQLPNCSLVNNTIIFTSKECTLMSVEYGNENTDYNDAKGCELWASEEHLKNDTVPVCCYFLFDMLCAQQGTYDLYEKEKCKSDSVVPVAL; encoded by the exons ATGGTTCAGAAAAGCGACGCTATACAGCGCCCAGTGTGGGCAAACGAGACTAGGCTTGGAAAATATCAGCACGCAGAGGAG GTCTTAAATGAAACTGGAATATTTTACCTTGTCAGATCGACGTACACTGAAGTAGACACATTGTGGGGCACAAATTTTTCTTGCGTCAGCATGCGACACGACATCGAAGACAACAGTACGACTTATTTCTCATTCAAAAACTCGTCAGAGTCGCCAAA ATTCTATACGCTAAATATGTCAACTACACTAACTACGACGTTTGGGTACAATAGGTCTAACGCCATTCAGTACCAGCTACCAA ACTGCTCACTTGTAAATAATACAATCATATTTACTAGTAAGGAATGCACACTTATGAGTGTCGAATATGGAAATGAAAACACTGACTACAATGACGCCAAAG GATGTGAACTCTGGGCCAGCGAAGAACACCTCAAGAATGATACTGTCCCTGTATGTTGTTACTTTTTATTTGATATGCTCTGTGCGCAACAAGGAACTTACGACCTATACGAAAAGGAGAAGTGCAAGAGTGACTCAGTGGTCCCTGTTGCTTTATGA